From Venturia canescens isolate UGA chromosome 3, ASM1945775v1, whole genome shotgun sequence:
CACGAAAATAACATCGCGCGCGTTTATTTGAATAACAATGCCTGCTCGGTGCGGAATTAGAGGTAGCACCTTTTCAATGACGCACAAACGAACTCTTATGTAAATTAGCAAGCTCTTTCTGCCCAGTCACAATATTAGGAGAATTTAACGATCCATTTAACCGATTCGTGAATGTATCATTAATAACGTAAGAGTTTAGCTCACGAAAGTTTTTATATCTATACGAATACACGCGTATTCAGGAGCAGCTTCCGTCACTTCGCGATCGATCTCCGCTGAGCGAAAATCCGGCGTTCGTGTTGAGGGCGATCGCTCGTAGGATAGAAAATTTTGCCTCGAGTTTTAGTCCCGAGGAGAAAAGAACTGGATTAATGCAAAAAGGGGGGGCGCGTGTTCGAGGAGAATATTCCAGCGGGTCGGTTGtgtcgaaaaatgtaaattcgtAAAATGCCGGAATCACGAAAGCCGAGTCCCTTCTGAGTCCGAGCTCTCTCTGCAGACTTCCTGGTATTTTGGGGCGACGAAAATATTTCCGCGTCCCAGAGACCGGCTCGTCGGATGGCGttgccttttttctccctccgtTGTGCCCAGCCACGGGACAATAATCCAAGAAATCGCGGTTTATTAGCATCAAAGAAACACGTCCGTGATATAGTTCAggagaattgaacaaaaaaaagcaaaagaaaacGGAGCCCGAGCAGAAGTAGATAAAGACCCAGGAAGACTCGGAGTCCCTGGACGATGAAGCCCCAGAAAAATTATTAGGATATTCCTCGCAATAGGGACCGCTAAATATTTTCCATAccttaaataaataaagcatcCGTCCGCCTTTGTCGGTCCAGCTACTCCAAGTCGTTCAGGATCCGAAGCATtttgcacgaaaaaaatgttggtccACGAACTCGAGCGACCCAGATCGCAGCATCCGTGGTCCAGCTCTTATGGGATTAATCAGATTCCATTCTTCCGGCAAACGCGCGATGCTTCGGAAGCATAAAAAAGAGTCGAGAAGGTCGTTGACTGGTGAATTCCCGATCTTTCGTATCGCCTATCGAAACTCGATTCGTAATATCTTTCATGAGGGTAAAGAAATTCGTAATGCACTCACTTATAGTCGCAGTTTGAAATGGCTGACTCACGAGAGGGTTAACGCAGAGTATTCTTAGCCTCTTTCACCTCGAGCTCGTCTTTCTCTTCTCCGACTTTTTTATTCCCGTCGATCTATGCCTTCCTtcgtcttttcttttctctctcctttcgTACAAACTTCGCGGCAGAGGTGCGAGCacagattttttttgatgCTTAGAACATTGCGCAATAGAGTTCGCGTCCGTAGCTCACAACCATTTGACGCTTATGCGCGCGCCTTTGATCGGGCGCGTGTATAAGTAATTGAAGGAGCTTTCATGagcggagaaaaaatatatcctCGTCTATTCTCGTGGCCGCTGCTAAAGTGAGGTGGGTTAATCGATGCATCGACCCGTGATAAACGCCTGAGGGGCTCATTCTCCTCGTAACATAAGCATCTCAATGGGATACAGGAAGCGGGAACTCGTGCAAACGAGAAAAGAACATCTCACATTCTTCGATGATTTCCCTCCTGTACGCTTTTCATTTCACTTCGTAAGCTTCCCACTTCAGCTCGATATTTCCggggggggggaagaaaaaacgaagaatttcCCCGCGCTGGAAGCTATTACCTATTCTTTCAGGCGAATCAACTCCGATTCAGTTGCATTGATCGAAGTATCGAAGAATTTCATTACAACGAATACTGCGATTATTGCAATGGGTTTGTACACAGAAATTTGCTTCTGTTTCTCTCAATTCTTGAAACtatatttttcactcgaaaGCCTTTCAAATGTGAGAATTCCAACATTATTTACCTTCGTACTTCTGCggtatttttttcacacatagTTTCGATAAATCACATGATTTTGAGAGGAAAGATTTATTCACGAGTGTTGTTcatcgatcattttttcactgGGTAAATTGAGAACAGTTGCAGTAAAAAATCTTGGATGCGTGACAAATAGTTCGAGGAGCCCTGCGTGGATGCAGCCTCATGAATTTTAATATATAGCGAAAGGGAGAGCCTTTCGAAGAGTGTCTGGCACAAGGACAAAGCGATCGAGTGAtaacaataaaatttgaatatcaCGATAGCCGCACGTGGTGTCATTCGGGAGGTTCGGGGGACGAGACTCAAATAAAGGAGATTCGCTCCGTGGGTATTTTTTAGGTTCGATAATAACCTGGTGGAAATTTGAATACTATCGCTCGAAAAAAGGGTGCGCCATGAGTTTCGTGGGACGGAGTCATTTCGAATATTGAAATTAACAATGCATCGTGTATTATATTGCATATGTGCGAGCTGAGGTTAAATAtataatacaaaaaatatatcgaatgtTGGAGTGGAGCGTGCGCATGCaaccgaataaaaaaatgactgggCAAAAAAGTTGGGAGAAGGGTGGAAGCCCAGTATGTTGACGTTTATTGTGTATAAACGGTCGAAATACGAGCAACGTCATTAAAACTTTCTTGCtgattttttccgatttttttccctcccgtACCCGTAGCGCCCTTTTATGGCAAGGGTGCGGGTTCATTGTTGCAAGTCAGCCCAAGggcgagagcgaaagagaacgAGACGATAGTTAGCTCGGGGGCTGGAGATTCACGGGACACTCATTCAGCGATCGGGGAATGGCCAAAAATGAAAGCGCAGCGAATTGATTGATGGCTTATAAAAGGCTTTCCGAGCAGTTTTCGCTCTGTTTAGTcatgcagaataaaatataCGAGCGGAATTTAGAATAAATGATTCAAGACACTTATTGCGGTTTACAGCAAAGATTCCAAAAGGCGTCTCCGTAAAATCGGCGCTGCTGCTCCTGCTGCTGCTGACTAGTGCGATAAAACATACGACGGTACATTCGTATACGAAACGGTCGAATTCCCCCCCACCCCCCGCGCCCTTGTTTCAAGGCTCCTTCGCACGCGGTGAGATTTTAGTTGCTTCATTAAACGGCGAAGGGTATAATTCGCGCGTCTCTGATAATCACGAGAAAATATACCGGTTTATCGAGTCTCTTTTATAGAGAGGAAGTGAGCAGCACACGTACGTCGGGTGAACAAAAAGAACAAGCGGTGCGCGCGTAACGAATGCGCAATCCCGATTTTCGTACCCCAAGACTTTTGCATAACCGTGATAAAACGCAAAATGTatcttaataataatttaatgcAGGGTATTCGGGTTCCCATTTACTCCGTAATGATCCCCGGAATGAAGAATCAAAAGGGCGCGCTGGGCTagtgcaaaaaaatgaataaaacgcAAAATTCACAAATAAAGCTAAAGCATTGAATATAAAAggataaagaaaataataaaaaaataaatatataatgtGTACGGGAGAGGAGAGAAATTCGAGACGAAAAACGTCGCTGCGCGAGTTGCCACAGCGCACCCATAAATAAGCGACGAAATTACAATAATCCGATCCaattaaacgaaaatttaTAGTCACAAAAGAGGCAGCGCGCGCGAGCGCGCTCGCCTTCCCGCAACCGTATATAGGTGGCTACCGCGAGCGTTCGCCATTCGATTTTGCACACGTCGAGCACTACCGAGCGATTTGCATTTAGAAAATTTGCAAGCgtaattttgaatttgctTAATGGGACCCGGGCTAAAGTTCTTAGtcgaaaggagagaaagagcttCGAGCACATTTTGTGCTCAGGGGCTCCTCGCATCCGCGAACAGTGAACGCTCGCGCGCGTTTGTAAtagatttcattttcatattccgCATTAGAGCTATCTCGCTCCACCCTTCACCGTCTCTTCTACACATTGTATCTCCcagtctctcttcctctcaaGGATTTATCGGCTCGAAACGAGTGGTTTCAGGCCTTGTCGAAAGCCGCTCGGACGCCCCCTCCCATTATGAATTTCGTACATTGTTCCCTTttatttccttctctttttttatccaCCAGTCCGTGTGTCTTGTAACCTCCAACGATATTATGTGCTTAACGCACTTTCCGCTCCGGGGTGTTGCGTTCGTAGCTCTGGGCTCAAAACCGACGACTTCGATGAGTATATACGAATTATTAAGCAAAAACATAAACACGCGAATTCCCGAGTTATATTCCCCTTAAAGTTTCACCTAATCGCAGCCGCAAATCAAACTATCAGCGACACCTGTTTTCATTATCAACATCCTGGTTAATCTGGCTTTTACACTTTTTTAATTAGAATCTTATTCCAAATTAACATTCACCTAGCAGAGATTCGAATTTCtctgatattttttgtttttttttttcttctttttttttttcatctaaatAAATTAGCAGTATTCGAGATGAAATATATCATTTCGACGTCGTTGACTATGCCACTTCGTTCCACATTCGGCAGACGAGCCTTCGAAATCCTGAGAACggaatttcgtattttattgaattcctgttttttccttctctctctctctctctcttttttcattcccgacATTTCGTTTCGAGATCGCGCAGGATATCTCGACGTCTGCGTATTTAGTTCGAACGCTCTGTTATTACTATTGGATCGATGGACGTATCTAGCAGTAATGACGAGGTTGTATATGACATATACATATCTACAGACATATCTATAGAAAGAGTTTGTGAAGAGCTGTGGCAATCACGGATATACGGGAGAAGCGAGTGTAACGATTAGCATAAATTACAGACACGCCGCGTAGCGCCGAGTTATTGCAAAGATATGCCTGAGAAATAGCGAATGTTATATTCAACTCGTGGTTATGGCCTCTCCTTTTCCTCCTCTCATCATTTCGCTTCTCGTGCTTTTATAATGCCATACATTCGACGCTAAAGTGTTAAAATCGGCGCGTTAAAGTGCCAATTCGAATAACATCGACGCGCGCACTGCCccgtgtaaaagaaaaaactaatcaaataaaaaacgtatctagctagatatttttcttctgtgtgtgtgttggGTGCGAAGGGGTCACAGAAGTGTGCCTCGGCACTGTATAATCTTTTCATACCCAAGTTTTCGTAACGCATCTCACCTGCCATTTCCCATCGTTCTTAATGATACTCACACCTTCGAATTAAATCGTAGCTTTATTCGCTTTGAGCTACTACGGAATTCAGACAACAGAGATGTTATTTTCGAGGCAGGTTTCAGCCGAAAAAATAAGACTTGGGATTCTATCTCTGCAGCGGCGCGCTTCTTGGACCGAtgaattatttcatatttCTTTCTGTGTGATTCTCTGTACAATCGTAAgcgagttttttgttttttaacattaaaaaaagaaaaattactgaattgaaattgaaagaattttgTTGTGAAACTTTCGTTGTTGAAAATGTTTCTATACATTCATAAAAAGTTATTCATAATAATCAATgaaccaaatttataccacttatttattataataatagttagagcctggacgaaggatttcgtattttgttggaaaaaaaatgtaacgaaaaaaccaaaaatttagcaccttaaaaaatgaattcttcGTTAAAACTGcgtcactattttttttaaatcacaatttttacaaatccttcgtccaggcccaagctattattattataaataagtggtataaatttggttcATTGATTTGATCaatagtttttcaattatcacGTCCACCGCagctgatgctcaaaaaaaggtgctcccggaatacagctggagttgcgccatttggagaaattttttgatgaaaaaaattgtacaacaGCATGAGCACATATGTACTAATGAATTTCAATCACAGTTTTTCGATAAACATATATTTCcttgtgaaaaataatcaagaaaatcaagtTTTTCGCCCACTGCAAGTGTATAAGTCCTTAAGTATACACTTTCCATGTTGAACTAATTATAAGCTGACGATACGAAATCTTTGCAATATCCGAATGACCGTCGGAtccataaaaattgaaaaattgtcacgtCCTCGCGAGTAAAAATGTCGGCGTTGAAAGGCACGTCCCCATTCGATCCTCAAatgcaagaaaaaattaaaatacaaACTAATAAGAGAAGCACAAGGCCGCTTCGGTGCGAAACGATGATGGGAACGCGTGTGAACACTTGCACTCTCAGCTCGAGTGTGCAGAGGTTTGAGGGCCACCGTGCGACATGACAAATTACTTGCGTGACGACGATCATTACAGTGTACACATATTGCCACTCATACTATAGGTGGGTACATGTGCTGACTGCGAGAAAACTACACAACGACCACACGCGTGTGGCAGACTCAATCTCGTGAGGatgtcgaacatttttttctcctcctctccCTGCCCCCTTCCCTTTCcctttattttcttcgaggCACACGAAGCGACCAGCCGGGGAAAGAAGATGCTCAAACTCTTGTAAGATTAAcaagaaagcgagagaggaagaagcAACATCGTAATTTCTCGTGTACAGATTGAGCCGTCATCGAAGGAGCAATATTTTACCGAGATTGCGACCGATATACGGGACCCATCGGCGGTCGAATACTAACGAGGGATGCTCCCATATAAAGCAACATAGAACAAGGATCTATCGACTCGGGATGTTCCTCCTTCGAATCCGGGAATCTACGGACTTTTCGAGGCAAAAATAAAGGATTCGGGTTTCACTGTTATAGTAATCTAGATCGCGGAGCTTGGTAAGAGGACTTTTTGATTTCTTGCGACCAGCTCCAGTCCTTGGCTTTTGCCAAGCTTCGAGTTTATCACTTTTCGTTAACTCCAACGAAATTTCTACTTCTTTCGAACCCAGCAGCACGTCCTTAATGCTGAGCCATTGGAATGCGACGATACATTGAATTCGGTTTTTTGATCGAGAACAACGAGAGCCTTTTAttggattttttcattattttgtacgCGGTTTAAGCACGTATTCGAgggaatttttattctcattgtaTTTATCGAACGGATGAATACTgagcgtttgaaaaaaattgaagaaaaaatcaccCGTTGACGCTTGGTCGGGGATGAAGAAACTGGGAGAGATGAAAAACCGAAAAGTCGCGAAGAGTGTGTCATTACGATCGGTGATTAAAGGGCTGCCGCGCGGCGTTTTAGTGCTGCGCTGAGCGGAAATGCTCGAGAAAGTGTCTGCGgtaggaaaaattgaaagtgcGGATGGCGGAAATGGTCAAAATGCGTGAGTCCGTTTCGCATAATGTATGTAATTCCGGGAAGCAAAGCACGAGACGGTAAAGGATGCCGCGAGAGAGGCCGAACACGAGAATCGCGCGCATGTTTTTAAATGCAAATCTGCTTCGAGCTCAAAGTTTCACGGGAGCcgaaaaaatgacgtttgcTTGCGAagcaagaatttttatttcgtctcACTCGTCGCACCGACTCTTTAAATGTCCAGCAcgtcaacttttttcaattctttcccCGTCATCACTCTCGTTTATTGCTGACAtgaaatattgatatttcaaaGATTCGAGAGACCGCAAGGCTCGCAGACGGAGAAAGAGACACTTTAAATCTCGAGCAATGCACTTTGTCATGTGCcacgaaaaagtatttttgctGTTCGCAATTCCCCGAGGTTTTTCCATCATTCGTGAGCCACACTCCATATAACTGTATCCCTAGTCAAGTTCTTATTCGCGAGAATACAGATGAATTCAAATATGATCCGGTTGGCAAGCGAACCAGTTTTTTActccccttttttctctcgctctccatcGTTGCTGAAGCTCCATTGGAAACCGATGAATTTCGCACAATCTTCCGTGAGATCGTGCATCTTGCGCGCGTTGACATTCGTACACGGAGTTTCAAAACCCATAGATACGTTGAGGGACTGATTTCGAGGTATTTTAATTTTCGTATTGCAAGCCTCAAATACGAAATAGATTTCTGTGTCGCGTCAATAATACGATACGGCTTCAATTCTTCATTCGATAATCAAAACGTTTACAATCGTCCAGAGTCAAAATGTGGTGTCAGCGACATCACACATGTGGCGATGGTGCACTCGGTCTGAAGATATGTGAAGAAGAAATCGTGCGTGCTTGTGGAAATTGAGTAAAAAGCGTACACCATTTTATTGGGAGAAAAATTTGGAGGAGTGAGACTTTTTCATCTCCGGCAATCACGTGACAATAGAATCAATGTTTGTAACGAAGGTTTTCAAGTTTTATCActgtaaaaaatgttatgaaatttacaatacataatattcaatattcaaaacgggtttgagaatttttcgaactaGTGATGTAATATCCCATATTGTCAATTGGAAATTACAACATTTGTATATGAATCCACCTGTCGGAAacgaaacattgaaaatacagtacaactttgaaatttatatGCACGTGTTTGGGAAATGATATACATATGAAGTTGAATTTCAGGATATGCATGATTTGTGGTTCCAACAATGATCTTTCAAAAATgctaaacgagaataagaaacaaaaattaatatacACGGTCGAAAATTATATTATGAACTCTTCAATAGATTtgccatacattttttttgtaattagtTACACCGCAAACCCCTAAGTTCagagttttaaaaatattgaggaGATTTCAGAATTTGACTGCCACCATATTGATACCGTCAtttcgaattttaaaaatctaatgccggattcgtaatcaagtTTTTAATCCTTTCAGTCCCGactttttttatagtaacgcaattttcgtcgatttctGAACTcgatgtcaaattttcaaaattcgtaacttcAAAAATGGATCTACGCTCATAACAATAAATACTTGGGAGTTTCCGAGGATGCTGCATAATTATGAATTCGATGCTAGTTTTCTGAATATTCTAAATGGCGgtcaaaaaaagaagaaagtgaATCTATGCCCACAAAAATAATTACTCTAGCGTTTTTGTTATTGATAATTACAAATcctgtcaatttttactccaATTTGCATACAAATTCGTAGTTCCCAAGATCATCCACGGAGAGCAGAATACAGAACActgatccaattttttttttaaatttgtttgtttgttttttttttttttaataaaaaactatCTATACCAGATTTATGAATAGTGACCCCGTAAAAGTAACAAATTTCAGGccaattggatcgattttcaaaCAAGTAGTCTGTCATTAAATCCACCATTtttaatttagaaaattttgaaaatctgtaaTCGGATTCGTAGTTagcgaccccaaaaactttcggataccaatttttataaaaatcggtGCAGACGAAACATTGCTGACTAAAAGAGTTAAGGTGATGGAGCAATCGCTATCTCaccaccgtgagtgcgagagagatagctgcaattttcgaaattgaatatgttcgacacagttcgatcaataaaaaaaagcccctgtcagcgtatttttgccatctttccgTGTCCGCTGACAGAGTCAAACgacagcggagaattttcatttcgaaaattcgaggtgaggttagtcgactgatccatgctcttatGTCACAAAACTTATATAATGCCTTTTTGGCTTTACATCTATCAATGTCATGGTAGTGTAGTTGGTAGCGTGCGTAGTTAGTAATATGTAGGTAGGTAGGTAGATCGGACGAATCCCCCATGTAGgtaggaatttttcttcgaataaaatgattctAGAGGTACCAGAAACTGTGATGACCATCACGGgtagtgaaaaataatttatcaattgataaaataatatttttttcgatgtatCTTTAGCTATTCatcaacaacaaaaatataGGAGAATATAGATTTGATAATTAAAGTTAAGCGTGTGTATATTAAATTTAATATACAATAGTATATTAATATTAGCAaataacttttcatgtttatatacataaaagtgaaaattccaTCGCATGTGCATTCATTTTCATATACACAAGTATAGTAATTTTCATGGGCTTCACTTTTACTGGCACAATACCCAGTttggatttcaaaaatcgtatcTGAAATTTCCCACACCGTGTCCGCGTAAGAACTTCCTATACAAATGTTTTAATTGTCATACAGAAATTTTCTACACTGTAGTTACTCTTGCCCAATTCAGGATGCCTCTGATGATTTCCGTAATTGATCGCGAAGGCCGTAACTTCTTCGAAACTGGAGTAACAAATCCTTGCTACTTTGTACGCAATCTGGTGAAACACGAAATGAAACTCATTGACATGGTATTTAACttggtaatgaattttttagagAGGGCGAATAGAATGATTgaaatacgagagatatttcGTATACCTCTTGAGGGCAAGCTATGAGCTcgtccgaaaaaaaaaattctcgaatttcaTGGTAATACATTTTCACCGGTTGTATTTGCTCTGCTGTAGCAATGAGAGCCGAAAGTTCGTTCCTCATACAATTTTTGATTTCTCCCAGTGTTTTTTGTACATCCGAGTTCGTCTGATGAATAATCGGAAATTAGTTAGTAATTATAGTTGCTTTATTCAATACAAAATTCAAGCTGACTTACCAGAGATTTTTGCTTCCGTGAAATatggttaaaaaaatgtttcgtagGATCGAATGAATATTTGATCCAATGAATACTTCTAACGCAGGTATCGCTCGTTATAGAGCGTTTTGTTTCATA
This genomic window contains:
- the LOC122407613 gene encoding uncharacterized protein, translating into MIKLSVLLVIVTVIAVVHGWYETKRSITSDTCVRSIHWIKYSFDPTKHFFNHISRKQKSLTNSDVQKTLGEIKNCMRNELSALIATAEQIQPVKMYYHEIREFFFSDELIACPQEIAYKVARICYSSFEEVTAFAINYGNHQRHPELGKSNYSVENFCMTIKTFV